The following proteins come from a genomic window of Streptomyces sp. NBC_01716:
- a CDS encoding ATP-binding protein, with amino-acid sequence MTHDWKFDVPTVGSKRLPPDARYMEALSSQGYGFEIAIADLVDNSIDAGANDVVIHFLRDGDQLVSLLVVDDGRGMDETALDVAMTVGGRRDYAVDALGMFGTGLKSASLSHASAVTVVSTTKRTRTAGRRWMMERALSGFHCDIVDPYYAQTLIDRYDNKRPIEWQGTVVRWDGVKDFPKHGGGGQTDRYLHRTINKLGLHLGLHLHRFLARDDFNITIAVEDVRTGTIYMNFGVEPLDPFGYPVSGHPDYPRKFTASLPSFGDVTLDAHVWTPKSNLDEYKAVGSVMERQGFYFYRHNRLVQAGGWNTFRQPEQHLSLARVAIDLPNSPGDAFRLTVKKSGVEAAPQFASALESAADGDGRTFLDYLTSSDTTYRDARKRAGTARKPVLPPGKGLDRAVRETIEEELPIIPHEDAIALRWQRLDNELFFEVDRPTRSIVLNQHYRAAILGGRRGGLNDAPLIKSLMYVLLHDVFEKEYSGSRERDNLQLWQSILVSAARAELDRVGDHD; translated from the coding sequence ATGACCCACGACTGGAAGTTTGACGTCCCCACCGTGGGGAGCAAGCGCCTGCCGCCCGACGCGAGATACATGGAGGCACTCAGCAGCCAGGGGTACGGCTTCGAGATCGCCATTGCCGACCTGGTCGACAACTCAATCGACGCCGGGGCGAACGATGTCGTCATCCACTTCCTCCGTGATGGCGATCAGCTCGTCAGCCTCCTGGTCGTGGACGACGGCCGCGGCATGGACGAGACGGCCCTCGACGTCGCGATGACCGTGGGTGGACGACGCGACTATGCCGTCGACGCGCTCGGCATGTTCGGTACGGGGCTCAAGTCCGCCTCGCTCAGCCACGCGTCTGCCGTCACCGTCGTCAGCACCACCAAACGCACTCGCACAGCCGGCCGCCGTTGGATGATGGAACGCGCCCTCTCGGGATTCCACTGCGACATCGTCGATCCCTACTACGCCCAGACGTTGATCGATCGCTACGACAACAAACGCCCCATCGAGTGGCAGGGCACCGTGGTTCGCTGGGACGGTGTCAAGGATTTCCCCAAGCACGGGGGCGGAGGCCAGACCGACCGTTACCTCCACAGGACAATCAACAAGTTGGGCCTTCACCTCGGCCTCCATCTGCACCGATTCCTGGCCCGCGACGACTTCAACATCACCATCGCCGTGGAGGACGTGCGGACCGGAACGATCTACATGAACTTCGGTGTCGAACCTCTCGATCCCTTCGGCTATCCGGTCTCGGGCCATCCCGACTACCCCCGGAAATTCACCGCGTCCCTGCCCTCGTTCGGTGACGTCACGTTGGACGCCCACGTCTGGACGCCCAAGTCGAACCTCGACGAGTACAAAGCCGTCGGTTCGGTCATGGAGCGTCAGGGCTTCTACTTCTACCGGCACAACCGGCTCGTCCAGGCCGGAGGTTGGAACACTTTTCGTCAGCCCGAACAACATCTTTCATTGGCACGCGTCGCCATCGATCTTCCGAACTCCCCCGGTGATGCCTTCCGTCTCACCGTGAAGAAATCCGGCGTCGAGGCAGCCCCGCAGTTCGCCTCCGCGCTCGAATCGGCGGCAGACGGCGACGGACGCACCTTCCTCGACTACCTGACATCGAGCGACACGACCTATCGGGATGCGCGTAAACGCGCCGGCACTGCGCGCAAGCCGGTACTGCCTCCGGGCAAGGGCCTCGACCGCGCCGTACGAGAAACGATCGAGGAGGAACTTCCGATCATCCCGCACGAGGATGCGATCGCACTCCGCTGGCAACGACTCGACAACGAACTCTTTTTCGAGGTCGATCGGCCAACTCGTTCGATCGTCCTCAATCAGCACTACCGGGCAGCGATTCTGGGTGGGCGCCGCGGTGGACTCAACGACGCGCCGTTGATCAAGTCCCTGATGTACGTGCTGCTGCACGACGTGTTCGAGAAGGAGTACAGCGGCAGCCGCGAACGGGACAACTTGCAGCTCTGGCAGTCGATCCTCGTCTCGGCCGCGCGAGCCGAGCTCGACAGAGTGGGAGACCATGACTGA
- a CDS encoding very short patch repair endonuclease, whose amino-acid sequence MPKVVPSSAAVSARMSRQASRDTAPEVAVRKILHAAGLRYRVNVPVPGMPRRTIDIVFGPAKIAVFLDGCFWHGCPEHATRPKSNAEWWRAKLDKNIARDQETTEHLEAEGWTVLRFWEHEDPKDISRTVARTREATSSPHRPPKSGT is encoded by the coding sequence ATGCCCAAAGTCGTTCCCTCGTCCGCCGCTGTCTCGGCCCGTATGAGCCGTCAGGCTTCTCGCGACACGGCCCCGGAGGTCGCTGTGCGCAAGATCCTCCACGCGGCCGGGTTGCGCTACCGCGTGAACGTACCCGTCCCGGGCATGCCTCGCCGAACGATCGACATCGTCTTCGGCCCGGCCAAGATCGCAGTCTTCCTCGATGGTTGCTTCTGGCACGGCTGCCCCGAGCACGCGACCCGACCCAAGTCGAACGCCGAGTGGTGGCGCGCGAAGTTGGACAAGAACATCGCTCGGGATCAGGAAACCACCGAGCACCTCGAAGCCGAGGGATGGACGGTCCTACGATTCTGGGAACACGAGGATCCGAAGGACATTTCACGTACCGTCGCCCGGACCAGAGAGGCGACTTCGTCGCCACATCGGCCACCGAAAAGCGGAACGTGA
- a CDS encoding SEC-C domain-containing protein, with product MRPDIPADHTTEAERLLRTASRYPEDREPLLLQAAAHLELAGARDRATGLYDDLLAGTPDHPHLVKALKAANLWEYGHEAEARAIIDGLRIAEPLEPAPWEIVAETLEAHDELEAAHDSYTTALNLLLTPGEEVPYSAGSLLLGRHRLRRLLGLEHDDWDALGDQVNKTSVPLDELHDPKRLWALGSDNPAELQAEIVRLRAELGSYRSALSRPFPVAVLHWPEAELTELLTAYPALRTEYPSREAHLAQLESSLRELASTGTPNLGIVTGTVPSYEAFAASESASPSDPTLLPQYATTLAARGRATPWPPARNATCWCGSGKAYRECHGAG from the coding sequence ATGCGCCCCGACATCCCTGCCGACCACACCACCGAGGCCGAGCGCCTGCTCCGCACGGCCTCCCGGTACCCCGAGGACCGCGAGCCCCTGCTTCTCCAGGCCGCCGCCCATCTGGAACTGGCCGGCGCCCGCGACCGCGCCACCGGCCTCTACGACGACCTCCTCGCCGGCACCCCGGACCACCCCCACCTGGTGAAGGCGCTGAAGGCCGCCAACCTGTGGGAGTACGGCCACGAGGCCGAGGCCCGCGCGATCATCGACGGCCTGCGCATCGCCGAACCGCTGGAACCGGCGCCGTGGGAGATCGTGGCGGAGACGCTGGAGGCCCACGACGAACTCGAAGCGGCCCACGACTCCTACACCACGGCCCTCAACCTGCTCCTGACCCCCGGCGAGGAAGTCCCGTACTCCGCCGGGTCCCTCCTCCTCGGCCGCCACCGCCTGCGCCGCCTGCTGGGCCTGGAGCACGACGACTGGGACGCCCTGGGCGACCAGGTGAACAAGACGTCCGTGCCCCTGGACGAACTCCACGACCCCAAACGCCTCTGGGCCCTCGGCTCCGACAACCCGGCCGAACTCCAGGCCGAGATCGTCCGCCTGCGCGCCGAACTGGGCTCGTACCGCTCGGCTCTCTCCCGCCCGTTCCCGGTCGCGGTCCTGCACTGGCCGGAGGCGGAACTGACCGAACTCCTCACGGCGTACCCGGCCCTCCGCACCGAATACCCCTCCCGCGAGGCCCACCTCGCCCAACTGGAGTCCTCCCTCCGCGAACTGGCCTCCACGGGCACCCCCAACCTGGGCATCGTGACGGGCACGGTCCCCTCCTACGAGGCCTTCGCAGCCTCGGAGTCGGCTTCCCCGTCGGACCCGACGCTGCTCCCCCAATACGCCACCACCTTGGCGGCCCGCGGCCGCGCCACCCCTTGGCCCCCGGCCCGCAACGCCACGTGCTGGTGCGGCTCGGGGAAGGCGTACAGGGAGTGCCACGGGGCGGGTTGA
- a CDS encoding MFS transporter: MSPTPASASPATSTTGDGGRGGGTPRRSGPHPAATLAVTSAATTVALMNYTVPMLALPDLAADFGTAISAQAWLLNGAPLGLAALLLVAGSLADDYGRRRLFLAGTLGLALTTGLGALADSTLTFTLARVAQGAASAAIIASSLGLLVHAFPAGSARVRATGVWGAFVSAGIATGPLLAGGLGSYGWQLPYAVLAAAALVTAVLAFRTLTESRAPRGGRPDLLGAVVLGLAMTSLVGALTLGRDGWLRTPVILLLVAAAVLTGVFAVVERRGGAPLIDLGLLGRRPFQAATSGALFTGLAVIGLFSYLPALLQRTLGISPMGAAGLFVLWSGTGFLVALQTRRIAHRVAARHQLALGFLLHAAGALSMLGAVGAGSWGRLVPGLVVGGVGSGLLNAALPRLSVESVPQERAAMGSGANNTARYIGSAAGVALMIAVATSADTPQRGTDLAITVSAAVTVLGAAIMLALRPGPRGDGG, from the coding sequence ATGTCCCCGACGCCCGCGTCCGCGAGTCCTGCCACCTCCACCACGGGCGATGGCGGCAGGGGCGGCGGTACGCCCCGCCGCTCCGGCCCCCACCCCGCCGCGACGCTCGCCGTGACCAGCGCGGCCACGACCGTCGCGCTCATGAACTACACGGTCCCGATGCTCGCGCTCCCGGACCTGGCCGCCGACTTCGGCACCGCCATATCCGCGCAGGCCTGGCTCCTCAACGGCGCCCCGCTCGGCCTCGCGGCCCTTCTGCTCGTCGCGGGCAGCCTCGCCGACGACTACGGCAGACGTCGGCTCTTCCTCGCGGGCACGCTCGGCCTCGCGCTCACGACCGGACTCGGCGCGCTCGCCGACTCCACCCTCACCTTCACCCTCGCCCGCGTCGCGCAGGGCGCCGCCAGCGCCGCGATCATCGCCAGCAGCCTCGGCCTCCTCGTCCACGCTTTCCCGGCGGGGTCCGCGCGCGTCAGGGCGACCGGCGTCTGGGGCGCGTTCGTGAGCGCGGGGATCGCCACGGGGCCGCTGCTGGCCGGCGGCCTCGGCTCGTACGGCTGGCAGCTGCCGTACGCCGTACTCGCCGCGGCGGCCCTCGTCACCGCGGTCCTCGCCTTCCGTACGCTCACCGAGTCCCGCGCGCCGCGCGGCGGACGGCCCGACCTGCTGGGCGCGGTCGTGCTGGGGCTGGCCATGACCTCACTGGTCGGCGCGCTGACGCTGGGCCGCGACGGGTGGCTGCGTACGCCGGTGATCCTGCTGCTGGTGGCCGCCGCCGTACTGACCGGGGTCTTCGCCGTCGTGGAGCGGCGCGGTGGCGCTCCGCTGATCGATCTGGGGCTGCTGGGACGGCGGCCGTTCCAGGCGGCCACGTCGGGGGCGCTGTTCACGGGGCTCGCGGTGATCGGGCTGTTCAGCTATCTGCCCGCGCTGCTCCAGCGCACGCTCGGCATCTCCCCGATGGGCGCGGCGGGCCTGTTCGTGCTCTGGTCGGGCACGGGCTTCCTGGTCGCCCTCCAGACCCGCCGTATCGCGCACCGCGTGGCCGCCCGCCACCAACTGGCGCTCGGCTTCCTCCTGCACGCGGCCGGCGCCCTGTCGATGCTGGGCGCGGTGGGCGCGGGGTCGTGGGGGCGGCTCGTACCGGGGCTCGTCGTCGGTGGCGTGGGCAGCGGCCTGCTGAACGCCGCGCTGCCCCGCCTCTCCGTCGAGTCCGTCCCGCAGGAGCGCGCGGCGATGGGCTCGGGCGCGAACAACACGGCCCGGTACATCGGCTCCGCGGCCGGCGTCGCGCTGATGATCGCGGTGGCGACCTCGGCGGACACCCCTCAGCGGGGCACGGACCTGGCGATCACGGTGTCGGCGGCGGTGACGGTACTGGGTGCGGCGATCATGCTGGCGCTGCGGCCCGGCCCCCGCGGTGACGGCGGGTGA
- a CDS encoding winged helix-turn-helix transcriptional regulator, whose translation MALGKDYANQQCSIARALEIVGERWTLLVVRDAFYGVRRYNDFLVHLGVPRAVLATRLKSLEQAGILEKRRYQESPPRDEYVLTERGVALWPVVRSLGFWGREHIEGVLPMRVFTHAACGTELGSYGECPACGTAVPPRDVEMLPGRGLDPDPDDPVSRALLGPRRLLLPIETDRV comes from the coding sequence ATGGCCCTCGGGAAGGACTACGCCAACCAGCAGTGCTCGATTGCCCGCGCACTGGAGATCGTCGGCGAGCGCTGGACACTGCTCGTCGTACGCGACGCCTTCTACGGAGTCCGCCGCTACAACGACTTCCTCGTCCATCTCGGCGTCCCCCGCGCGGTCCTCGCCACCCGCCTCAAGAGCCTCGAACAGGCCGGCATCCTGGAGAAGCGGCGCTATCAGGAGTCGCCGCCGCGCGACGAGTACGTCCTGACCGAGCGCGGCGTCGCCCTCTGGCCCGTCGTGCGCTCCCTCGGCTTCTGGGGCCGCGAACACATCGAAGGCGTCCTCCCGATGCGGGTGTTCACCCACGCCGCCTGCGGGACGGAACTGGGCTCCTACGGCGAGTGCCCGGCCTGCGGCACCGCCGTACCGCCGCGCGATGTGGAGATGCTGCCGGGGCGCGGGCTGGATCCGGACCCGGACGATCCGGTGAGCCGGGCGCTGCTCGGCCCCCGGCGTCTCCTTCTGCCCATCGAAACGGATCGTGTATAA
- a CDS encoding DUF6412 domain-containing protein — protein MIRRATRPPRPAAPVFFLLVALLQVLLLDAGSLSAAVALAATAAASTAFAASAVISARCAPAVPHTRVRTAIRDREHRTAFLPQRDPDARGRTRPRAPGRPVLTTA, from the coding sequence ATGATCCGACGCGCGACCCGGCCACCGCGCCCCGCCGCCCCGGTGTTCTTCCTGCTCGTCGCACTCCTCCAGGTCCTGCTCCTCGACGCCGGCAGCCTCTCCGCCGCAGTCGCACTCGCCGCAACCGCCGCGGCCTCCACCGCGTTCGCCGCCTCCGCGGTCATCTCGGCCCGGTGTGCCCCCGCCGTACCGCACACCCGCGTCCGTACGGCGATCCGCGACCGCGAGCATCGAACGGCCTTCCTGCCCCAGCGAGATCCCGACGCGCGGGGCCGCACCAGGCCCCGGGCTCCAGGGCGTCCCGTCCTGACGACCGCGTAG
- a CDS encoding YidC/Oxa1 family membrane protein insertase codes for MSVFLSGFASLVGHFADLLDPLFHGGATAVAIILFTACVRLAVHPLSRAAARGQKARTRLSPQIAELRKKHRKNPERLQKAIMELHAKEKVSPLSGCLPSLLQLPAFFLMYHLFSSREIGGEPNELLGHSLGAAPLGDRWKDALADGGIFGGAGLVYVALFAVVVAVATFNYRRTKRQMAAMPVPAAGADGQPMPGMGAMTKLMPLLSFATLLTVGVVPLAAALYVVTSTTWTAVERAFLYRDVPAPGALATAA; via the coding sequence ATGTCCGTCTTCCTGTCCGGCTTCGCCTCCCTGGTCGGGCACTTCGCCGATCTGCTCGACCCGCTCTTCCACGGCGGCGCGACCGCGGTGGCGATCATCCTCTTCACCGCCTGCGTACGGCTCGCGGTCCACCCGCTCTCCCGGGCGGCGGCCCGCGGCCAGAAGGCCCGCACCCGGCTCTCGCCGCAGATTGCCGAGCTGCGCAAGAAGCACCGCAAGAACCCCGAGCGCCTCCAGAAGGCGATCATGGAGCTGCACGCGAAGGAGAAGGTCTCGCCGCTCTCCGGCTGTCTGCCGAGCCTGCTCCAGCTGCCCGCGTTCTTCCTGATGTACCACCTCTTCTCCAGCCGGGAGATCGGCGGCGAGCCGAACGAACTGCTCGGCCACTCCCTCGGCGCCGCGCCGCTCGGCGACCGCTGGAAGGACGCCCTCGCCGATGGCGGGATCTTCGGCGGGGCGGGCCTGGTGTACGTCGCCCTCTTCGCGGTCGTCGTGGCCGTCGCCACCTTCAACTACCGCCGTACGAAGCGGCAGATGGCGGCCATGCCGGTGCCGGCGGCAGGTGCCGACGGGCAGCCGATGCCGGGCATGGGCGCGATGACCAAGTTGATGCCGCTGCTCTCCTTCGCGACGCTGCTCACTGTGGGCGTGGTCCCGCTCGCCGCCGCGCTGTACGTCGTGACGAGCACCACATGGACCGCCGTCGAACGGGCCTTCCTCTACCGGGACGTACCGGCGCCAGGCGCGCTGGCCACCGCCGCGTGA
- a CDS encoding fumarylacetoacetate hydrolase family protein — MKLLRVGTAGAERPALLDRDGTLRDLSGLVTDIDGALLADEAALDRVRAAAASGELPVVDSAGLRTGPPVGRIGKIVCIGLNYHDHARETGADIPSEPIIFFKAADTVVGPDDTVLVPRKSVKTDWEVELAVVIGRTARYLGSHEEALAHVAGYAVSHDVSEREFQIERGGQWDKGKNCETFNPLGPWLVTADEVPDPQALSLKLSVNGEPKQDGTTAEQIFPVAEVVRYVSQFMTLYPGDVINTGTPAGVALGQPEPKPYLRAGDVVELEIAGLGRQRQELKDA; from the coding sequence ATGAAGCTGCTGCGTGTCGGTACGGCGGGTGCGGAGCGCCCGGCGCTGCTCGACCGGGACGGGACCCTGCGGGACCTGTCCGGACTGGTCACGGACATCGACGGCGCGCTGCTCGCCGACGAGGCCGCGCTCGACCGGGTACGGGCCGCCGCCGCGTCCGGCGAGCTGCCCGTCGTCGACTCGGCGGGACTGCGCACCGGGCCGCCGGTCGGCCGGATCGGCAAGATCGTGTGCATCGGGCTGAATTACCACGACCACGCGCGCGAGACGGGCGCGGACATCCCGTCCGAGCCGATCATCTTCTTCAAGGCCGCGGACACGGTCGTGGGGCCGGACGACACCGTCCTCGTACCGCGCAAGAGCGTCAAGACGGACTGGGAGGTGGAGCTGGCCGTCGTCATCGGCCGCACCGCCCGCTACCTGGGCTCCCACGAGGAGGCCCTGGCGCACGTCGCGGGCTACGCCGTCTCGCACGACGTCTCCGAGCGCGAGTTCCAGATCGAGCGCGGCGGCCAGTGGGACAAGGGCAAGAACTGCGAGACGTTCAACCCGCTCGGCCCCTGGCTCGTGACCGCCGACGAAGTGCCTGACCCGCAGGCGCTGTCGCTCAAGCTGTCCGTCAACGGGGAACCGAAGCAGGACGGGACGACGGCCGAGCAGATCTTCCCGGTGGCCGAAGTGGTGCGCTACGTCAGTCAGTTCATGACGCTCTACCCGGGCGACGTCATCAACACCGGTACGCCGGCGGGTGTGGCGCTCGGGCAGCCCGAGCCGAAGCCGTATCTGCGGGCGGGCGATGTCGTGGAGCTGGAGATCGCGGGACTGGGGCGGCAGCGCCAGGAGCTCAAGGACGCGTGA
- a CDS encoding mycothiol-dependent nitroreductase Rv2466c family protein: protein MVATADRRTVDFWFDPACPLSRVTASWIVTVAERRPIDIRWRVMSLAVLNEGRDVDPEGDEEGYLWIPARVCAAIQRAHGHAALGRFYDALWTTPDGGQREWIGDIAEALSTAGLPAALAGAGSIADQDEALRASHAEAMSLVVGEVGTPILAVTHPSGARHAFFGPVIGETPGPEDALRLWDGTLLVTSVPGFLELKS, encoded by the coding sequence GTGGTGGCCACCGCAGACCGCCGGACCGTCGACTTCTGGTTCGACCCCGCCTGCCCGCTCAGCCGCGTCACCGCGTCCTGGATCGTCACGGTCGCGGAGCGGCGGCCGATCGACATCCGGTGGCGGGTGATGAGTCTCGCGGTGCTGAACGAGGGCAGGGACGTCGACCCCGAGGGCGACGAGGAGGGCTACCTCTGGATCCCCGCCCGCGTGTGCGCCGCGATCCAGAGGGCGCACGGGCACGCGGCGCTCGGCAGGTTCTACGACGCCCTGTGGACCACGCCGGACGGCGGGCAGCGCGAGTGGATCGGCGACATCGCCGAGGCCCTGAGCACCGCGGGGCTGCCGGCGGCGCTGGCCGGGGCCGGCTCCATCGCTGACCAGGACGAGGCGCTGCGCGCCTCGCACGCGGAGGCGATGAGCCTGGTCGTGGGGGAGGTGGGCACGCCGATCCTGGCCGTCACCCACCCCTCCGGCGCCCGGCACGCGTTCTTCGGGCCCGTGATCGGCGAGACGCCGGGCCCTGAGGACGCGCTGCGTCTGTGGGACGGGACGCTTCTTGTCACGAGTGTCCCGGGCTTCCTGGAGCTGAAGAGCTGA
- a CDS encoding heme-degrading domain-containing protein: MTAGEGRALPTVDELEAQEARLVLPHFTYDDAWALGSLLAELSREREAPVAIDIRRGGQQLFHCALPGSSADNDAWIDRKRRVVERYGASSFLVGTRFRAKGSTFEDSSRLDPDRYAAHGGSFPIAVKGAGVVGTVTVSGLPQEEDHALVVEALGWLLGRMS, translated from the coding sequence ATGACGGCGGGCGAGGGCCGGGCCCTGCCGACGGTGGACGAACTGGAGGCGCAGGAGGCCCGGTTGGTCCTGCCGCACTTCACGTACGACGACGCGTGGGCGCTCGGCAGTCTGCTCGCCGAGCTGTCGCGCGAGCGCGAGGCGCCGGTCGCGATCGACATCCGGCGGGGTGGCCAGCAGCTGTTCCACTGCGCGCTGCCGGGCTCGTCGGCGGACAACGACGCCTGGATCGACCGCAAGCGGCGGGTGGTGGAACGGTACGGCGCGAGCTCGTTCCTGGTCGGTACGCGCTTCCGCGCGAAGGGCAGCACGTTCGAGGACTCCTCCCGCCTCGACCCGGACAGGTACGCGGCCCACGGCGGCTCGTTCCCGATCGCGGTGAAGGGGGCGGGAGTTGTCGGCACGGTGACGGTGTCGGGCCTCCCCCAGGAGGAGGACCACGCACTGGTGGTGGAGGCGCTGGGGTGGCTGCTGGGGCGGATGTCGTAG
- a CDS encoding Gfo/Idh/MocA family oxidoreductase, giving the protein MTGTGTPLRVALVGYGLAGSVFHAPLISTTEGLVLDTVVTSNPERQAQTRAEFPDVRFAASPDELWERAGELDLVVIASPNKTHVPIATAALKAGLAVVVDKPIAGTAAEARDLASLAEERGLLLSVFQNRRWDNDFLTLARLIAGGELGDVQRFESRFERWRPETKGGWRESGAPEEIGGLLYDLGSHVVDQALVLFGPVASVYAESDVRRPGAAADDDTFLALTHTNGVRSHLYVSATTAQLGPRFRVLGSKAGYVKYGLDPQEADLRDGKRPNTQEMAGNWGVEPESLWGRIGAGESPATGGGHPVESTPGDYPAFYAGVARALREGTAPPVTAREAAAALDVLEAARRSAREGVTVTIGASS; this is encoded by the coding sequence ATGACTGGCACCGGTACGCCTCTGCGCGTCGCACTTGTGGGATACGGCCTCGCGGGCTCCGTCTTCCACGCCCCGCTGATCTCCACGACCGAAGGCCTCGTCCTCGACACGGTCGTCACCTCCAACCCCGAGCGGCAGGCGCAGACGCGCGCCGAGTTCCCCGACGTCCGCTTCGCGGCGTCGCCGGACGAGCTCTGGGAGCGGGCCGGCGAGCTGGACCTGGTCGTGATCGCGTCGCCGAACAAGACGCATGTCCCGATCGCGACGGCCGCGCTCAAGGCCGGTCTCGCGGTGGTCGTGGACAAGCCAATCGCCGGTACCGCCGCCGAGGCGCGCGACCTGGCCTCTCTCGCCGAGGAGCGGGGCCTGCTGCTCTCGGTCTTCCAGAACCGCCGCTGGGACAACGACTTCCTCACCCTGGCCCGCCTCATCGCGGGCGGCGAGCTGGGTGACGTACAGCGCTTCGAATCGCGGTTCGAGCGGTGGCGTCCCGAGACCAAGGGCGGCTGGCGCGAGTCGGGAGCGCCCGAAGAGATCGGAGGGCTGCTCTACGATCTGGGCAGCCACGTCGTGGATCAGGCGCTGGTGCTGTTCGGTCCGGTGGCGTCGGTGTACGCGGAGTCCGACGTACGCAGGCCGGGTGCCGCGGCCGACGACGACACGTTCCTCGCGCTCACCCACACGAACGGTGTCCGCTCGCATCTGTACGTGAGCGCCACCACGGCCCAACTCGGCCCGCGCTTCCGGGTGCTGGGCTCGAAGGCGGGCTATGTGAAGTACGGCCTGGACCCCCAGGAGGCCGACCTCCGGGACGGCAAGCGGCCCAACACCCAGGAAATGGCCGGAAATTGGGGTGTGGAGCCCGAGTCGCTGTGGGGCCGGATCGGGGCCGGCGAGTCTCCGGCGACCGGCGGCGGCCATCCGGTGGAGAGCACGCCCGGCGACTACCCCGCGTTCTACGCGGGTGTCGCGCGGGCACTGCGCGAGGGTACGGCGCCGCCGGTGACCGCGCGCGAGGCAGCCGCGGCGCTGGACGTCCTGGAGGCGGCGCGGCGCTCCGCCCGCGAGGGTGTCACGGTCACGATCGGGGCCTCGTCATGA
- a CDS encoding ROK family transcriptional regulator — protein sequence MRGVRTGVHPTPRAPHTGVNLPSLRSHNSALVLDLLRTAGEGGISRLELAESTGLTPQAVSKITARLRTEGLAAGAGQRASTGGKPRTVLCLVPSAAHAVGLHLDRDELTAVVVDLAGTQVAARTVPFDLGAGAAEVVETAAAQVESVRAEAASHAATQSAAREAAHAPAAGASGPGGMLGVGVAMPGPLDHATGVPQRVTGFPQWDGFPLRDALAARLGLPVVLDKDTNAAALGLALSGPGDSFAYLHLGTGLGAGLVLGGALYRGDRTGAGEFGHQVIQLDGPLCDCGNRGCIEALCMAAVARGDLAEAARVLGAGAANLVGLLDIDRVLLGGRAVAAAEEEFVTGVGAVLEERARGPVVPVAVACGGAHSVAEGAAQLVLAPVFGHARVFGRGRP from the coding sequence GTGCGCGGAGTCCGTACGGGCGTGCACCCGACCCCGCGCGCACCGCACACCGGCGTGAATCTGCCGTCCCTGCGCAGCCACAACTCCGCCCTGGTGCTCGACCTCCTCCGTACGGCGGGCGAGGGCGGCATCAGCCGGCTGGAACTCGCGGAGTCCACCGGCCTCACCCCGCAGGCCGTCAGCAAGATCACGGCCAGGCTCCGTACGGAGGGCCTGGCGGCCGGAGCCGGCCAACGGGCGTCCACCGGCGGCAAACCCAGGACCGTCCTCTGCCTGGTCCCCTCCGCCGCGCACGCGGTCGGCCTGCATCTGGACCGCGACGAGCTGACAGCCGTCGTGGTCGACCTGGCGGGCACGCAGGTCGCGGCCCGCACGGTGCCGTTCGACCTGGGCGCCGGGGCGGCCGAGGTCGTGGAGACCGCGGCGGCCCAGGTGGAGTCGGTACGGGCGGAGGCGGCGTCCCACGCGGCTACCCAGTCGGCGGCCCGCGAGGCAGCCCACGCGCCGGCTGCCGGGGCATCGGGCCCCGGCGGCATGCTGGGCGTCGGGGTCGCCATGCCCGGCCCGCTCGACCACGCCACCGGCGTGCCCCAGCGGGTCACCGGCTTCCCTCAGTGGGACGGCTTCCCGCTGCGGGACGCCCTCGCCGCCCGCCTCGGTCTGCCCGTCGTCCTCGACAAGGACACCAACGCCGCAGCCCTGGGCCTCGCGCTGAGCGGGCCGGGCGACTCCTTCGCCTATCTCCACCTCGGTACGGGCCTGGGCGCCGGCCTCGTACTCGGTGGCGCCCTCTACCGGGGCGACCGCACCGGCGCGGGCGAGTTCGGGCACCAGGTCATCCAGCTCGACGGGCCGCTCTGCGACTGCGGGAACCGTGGCTGCATCGAGGCGCTCTGCATGGCGGCGGTGGCGCGCGGAGACCTTGCCGAGGCCGCGCGGGTGCTGGGCGCCGGGGCGGCGAATCTGGTCGGGCTGCTCGACATCGACCGGGTGCTGCTCGGGGGCCGTGCCGTGGCCGCCGCCGAGGAAGAGTTCGTCACGGGAGTCGGAGCCGTACTCGAAGAGCGGGCGCGTGGCCCCGTCGTCCCGGTGGCCGTGGCATGCGGCGGCGCGCACTCGGTCGCGGAGGGGGCGGCGCAGCTGGTGCTCGCGCCCGTGTTCGGGCACGCGCGGGTCTTCGGCCGGGGGCGTCCGTAG